The sequence GGACAGGCGATTGTGAAAGATGTCGGTGCCCTTTCCCGATTGGGGAAGCTGTTGTCGGCAGACATCACGAAAATGCCATCCGACGTGGCCTCTGACGATCTCAAAAAGAAGGCGGTGGACGAAGTGCATAAGATTGTGGGAGGCCAGGTTATGGACATATTGGCCGAACGTAATCGTGCGTTGGATCAATATGAACAGGCGATCGTGTTCATCGGTGATGCGGTAAACCCGAAAGATGTGAAGCAGTCTAACTCGAACAGTGAAGTCCCTAAGTACGAGGACATCCGGAAATGAGGGTTGCCCTTGGAGACTAGGTTTTGACAGGGCTCTTGCGGGTTGGAAGAGAATCAACATCTGAGCTAGCTATGTAATGACGGTCAATAAATCCATAGTCGTGCATGACAGGGAATTCCCAACCTCTTCTGGATTTGATATTTGCGGGGGAACGATGGAGCAGTCGGTGGAAAGAATTGACCTGTGCGCTGCCATATTTGGCTGGACCACCTACGGCAGTGACTTGGGCTCGCTCGACCACTATTTTCTCAACTTCGCTATGGCCGCCCGAATTGACCGCTCAGAAGCGTGTGATATGGGACGCACGGTACAAGATCCGACCCTAGGCCCGTTTCGGAAGACGCGATGCAGTTTGGGATTGAAGTAACGAAGTCTGTAAATCAAGAGGAATCCATACTCGTTCTGACCGAAGAGAATAATTCAAGCTGTGGAGGTTTCTGAGAGGCTATTTCATGAGACTGCATATTCTCGTCATTGGCATCTGTTTTATTGGCTCTGGCTGTGGAATGCAGCCACTGCCTGGAGAAATTTCAAAAGACCGGTATTTCGAAGAGGGCGTTGAGGCTCGGAAACGTAGCAAGGGGGAAGCCCCTGAGTTGGGCTTGGCATTGGCAGGAGGCGGTATTAAAGCCGCAGACTTTTCGATCGGTGTCCTTCAAGGTTTGATAGAGGCCGGAGTAATGGAACGCGTGGATGCCGTCTCCACCGTCTCTGGAGGTGGATACGCCGCCCTCTGGTATTTCTCTCGGCTCCTCAATCCGGCCGAATACGAGCGCAATTCTCTTGACGTGGTTGATTATCACAAATTTGCAAGAATGTTTTTTGCTGACTGCATTCCCATCAAATACAAAGATCTAAATTACGTAAATCCATTGTGGCACAAAATAGCTGATCCCACGTCGGGAATTTGTCCAAAAAACATGACCAACTTTGCTCCAGACGATCCTGAACAAAAAGCATTTAACTCTGATCCTGTTCGATACCAAAATCACCTACGTGGCTATCAAGATATATTCGCGTGGAATTGGCGTCGTCCATTTCACTACGAAGAGACAACTAGCGACCAGGGGAGGCGAAACGTCAAGATAGAATTCACGGGCTCCTTTGCTTTGACAGCTCTGTCATCGATCGTAAACTTTGTGCCAAATGTTTTATTTGATTGGGAAGTTCCCGTGTCTTCTTCTCGGAATCAATACAGAGCGGGGATCCTTAGGGCATTTGGTGCCACTCCAACAAATTGTGAGCAGACTGGCGGATGCGTGTTCTCAACGCGCCCGGTTGGTTCTGAAGCTTTTGTCCGCGACGATCTAACATTTAAACTGCTCCGGCAAGAGTATGAAAAAGGCATCATTCCTTTGTGGATTATCAATGCGACAGCCGGTGAAAACAGAGATCTCTTCTCTGCGATCGCACATCCGGGCCAGAAACCACTTCAACTCACCAGCTTTGAATTTTCTCCCTATGGATCTGGCTCAGGTTTATTTCAGTACTCACGTCAATCCCTCGATGATCTTAGACCTTGGGAAGCCGTAACCGTATCTGCCGCTTTTTTAGACGCGCAGCAAAAAGTATACCCAGTGTGGTGGAACATAGGAATGAATGTTACCACCTTGAACTGGGGAAGGAGCCATCGTAATCCGCATGTTCAATGGGTTGAAACTATACTCCACAAGGCCCTTCCTGCTCCTCTGTATCTTTTCCATCGACGTTCAGGGGACTCTGCGGGTGATTTTGTCAACATCCGATTGTCGGATGGTGGGCAATCAGAAGATCTAGGGGCCTATGCACTTATTCATCGAAAACTTCCAGACATAATTGTGTCTGACCATTCGTCCGATCGGAGTGGACGCATGGACGATGTATGTCGTCTAAAGAATGGTCTGGCGAAAGACCGTGGTGATGATCCACACTTGTATGTCTATTTCCCAGGTCTTTCGAACCTGGACGAGGTATGCATTAAGGATTCAAATTTAGGGTACGACATTTTCAACTGGGAGCATCCTATTGTGTTGGGATGTGTAACGTCAGATCGGGACAATTATGATTGTGTAAGGAAACAGCCGATGGAGCAGGATCATTTTCAACATATCTATCTTATCAAACCGTCGTTTCCTGGTTCGGAAAGCCGTCACCATTTGGCCCGCACTTTATTAAGTGCTACTAGGGAATGTGGGAGTCGGAAAGGTAAAGATAATTGTGCTGACGCAGTCTCCTCCGCCCCACGATTTTCTTGGACACACCATTGGGGCATACTGTCCCCATCATTGATGGAGGTGTTCATGGCGAAATCGAAAACAGAGCGAGGCCGGTTTTCCTCGCGCAAGAAGATGGAGGTGGTGCTGCGCGTGCTGCGTGGCGACGATCTCGATGTGGTCTCGCGGGAAGCCGGGATCACCGCCGCGACGGTGTCAGAGTGGCGGGACCAGTTCGTGGCCAGTGGACAGGCCGGGTTGAAGAGCCGGGCCGCCGAGGGCCGCGACGACGAACTCGTGCGGCTGAAGGCCTTGGTCGGAGATTTGACGATGCGGCTGGAATTGTCGAGGGAGGCGGTCCAGCGGCTACGAGGTGGCGTCCCTTTGGCCACCGGGAGGTCGACGCGATGAGCCACGCCACGTCACCTTCCACGCATCGACGGTATGGTGTGGTCCGGGTCTGTCAGGAATGGGACCTGAGTCGGTCCACCTTTTATGCCCAGCCGGGCCGTCGCGTCTCACCGCCCCGTGAGCCGGCGAAACGGGGCCCGAAGACGGCATACACCGACGAGGTGCTCACCGGGCACATTCGGCAGGTGCTGGCCGCCTCGCCGTTTCTCGGGGAAGGGCACCGCAAAGTCTGGGCACGGCTGCGGGCGCAAGGCATTCGTACGTCCAAACCGCGTGTCCTCCGGCTCATGCGGCAGGCTCATCTCTTGGCACCCACTCGGGTGGCCCGCGTCGTGGGACCGCGGGTCCACGACGGGACGATCACGACCGAGCGTCCGAATCAGATGTGGGGCACCGATGCGACCAGCACGGTGACGCAGCAGGATGGACTGGTCACGGTCTTCGTCGGCATTGATCATTGCACCCTCGAAGGGATCGGCATCCATGCGGCGAGGCGCGCCACTCGCTTCGAGGCGTTGGAGCCGATTCGTCAGGGCGTGCGTCAGCAGTTCGGCACGTTCGCGGCCGGCCGTGCGACGGGCGTGCAAGTGCGGCATGATCACGGCAGTCAGTATATGAGTGACGATTTTCAGACGGAACTCCGATTCCTGGGCATCACGTCGAGTCCAGCATTCGTGCGCGCCCCAGAAGGCAATGGCGTCGCCGAGCGGTTCATTCGCACGCTCAAGGAGCAGCTGTTGTGGGTGCGTACGTTCCAGACCGTCGAGGACCTCCGCCGCGCACTCCACGACTGGCTGCGTCTCTATAATGAGCAGTGGCTCGTCGAGCGGCATGGGTTTCGCTCACCGACCCAGGTGCGGCGAGATCTCCTCGCACCATCGGAGGCCGCGTGACAATGTTGATCGTTGAGACTTGGCGGCCGCTTGTGCAATGGTCCCCGAAAGATGACGCACACACTTGGCTGAGGAGCGACGATCGCCGAGCGATGCGACCCACAGGTCGGGTCAAATACAGCTACAACGGTGTCCAAGAAATCGTGGGCGGTACAAGTCCAACGTACATGCAATGTAGTTCCTGCTGGAATGCCGTATCCGTACACGGGACACTCCGTACCTCGGTCCTCGCCGGACTGGCAATACGAGGAATATGTAAGCTGTGAATTACTTGGCTTCATGATAGTAAATACGTTTAGCCAAGATGGCCTTAACAATATTGACCATTGTCCCTATGTTCCTCAAAATAGCACTCACTTTATGACAGCGGACTCCTCTCCGTTTCTTTTTGGTGCGTATCGAGTGACCTTCCCCCAGTTTCATGGACACCAGGCTACGCGACTGCGGCCCTTGCTTCGTACTCGGCCGGGGAGTCATAGCCGAGGGTCGAGTGCCGACGCGTCCGATTGTAGAACACCTCGATGTATTCGAAAATGTCCTGTTTCGCTTCCGCTCGTGTGGCATAGTGCCGATGGTACACGAGTTCCTGCTTCAATGTTCCGAAGAAGCTCTCGACACAGGCGTTGTCCCAGCAATTGCCGGTGCGGCTCATACTGGCTGTGATGCCATGCGTGGTGAGCAACTGCTGGTAGGCCTCTGCCGCATATTGACTCCCGCGATCGGAGTGATGCAGGAGTCCTGCTGTGGGCTGCCGCGTGGCGAGCGCCATGCGGAGGGCCTGTTCGGTTAAATCTCCGGTCAAGCGCGGGCCCATCGCCCAGCCGATGACGGCACGCGAGTACAGATCCAGCAGCACGGCCAGATACAGCCAGCCCTCCATTGTCCAGACGTAGGTGATATCGCCTGCCCAGACCTGGTTGGGCTGGGGCACCCTGAACTGGCGGTCAAGCGTGTTAGCCGCCACGGGCAAGCCGTGCGACGAGTATGTGGTAGCCCGCCACTTCTTCACGGTCTTGGCCCGGAGGCCATTGTGACGCATTAGCCGCGCCACGCGATGCTCTCCCACCCGGTGACCCTGTTTGCGGAGCGCCCGCCAAATACTCGGACTGCCGTAGGTCTGGCGACTGTCCTGATGGAGCACGCGGATTGTGACCAGGAGCGTCCGATTGGCGACCGCCTGCCGACTCTCAGGACGTCCGCGCCACGCATAATACCCCGCAGGGGAGACCGCCAGTGCTCGGCACATGAGGCGGATCGGATAGCGACGGTCGTGCTCCTGGATCGCGCGGTATCTCATTGGGACTCCCTCGCGAAGAACGCCGCCGCACGTTTTAAAAAATCCCGCTCCTGCTTCAGGACGGCATTTTCACGCCGCAGTCGGGCCAGTTCGGCCTCCTCAGCTCGGAGGTCCTGCCGCGTCCTTCCACGCTCCTCTGCCTGCTGCTGCTCCGCCCGCCAG is a genomic window of Candidatus Nitrospira kreftii containing:
- a CDS encoding HTH-like domain-containing protein (modular protein); amino-acid sequence: MSHATSPSTHRRYGVVRVCQEWDLSRSTFYAQPGRRVSPPREPAKRGPKTAYTDEVLTGHIRQVLAASPFLGEGHRKVWARLRAQGIRTSKPRVLRLMRQAHLLAPTRVARVVGPRVHDGTITTERPNQMWGTDATSTVTQQDGLVTVFVGIDHCTLEGIGIHAARRATRFEALEPIRQGVRQQFGTFAAGRATGVQVRHDHGSQYMSDDFQTELRFLGITSSPAFVRAPEGNGVAERFIRTLKEQLLWVRTFQTVEDLRRALHDWLRLYNEQWLVERHGFRSPTQVRRDLLAPSEAA
- a CDS encoding hypothetical protein (conserved protein of unknown function), with product MTPRPSTKQGPQSRSLVSMKLGEGHSIRTKKKRRGVRCHKVSAILRNIGTMVNIVKAILAKRIYYHEAK
- a CDS encoding hypothetical protein (conserved protein of unknown function); amino-acid sequence: MRYRAIQEHDRRYPIRLMCRALAVSPAGYYAWRGRPESRQAVANRTLLVTIRVLHQDSRQTYGSPSIWRALRKQGHRVGEHRVARLMRHNGLRAKTVKKWRATTYSSHGLPVAANTLDRQFRVPQPNQVWAGDITYVWTMEGWLYLAVLLDLYSRAVIGWAMGPRLTGDLTEQALRMALATRQPTAGLLHHSDRGSQYAAEAYQQLLTTHGITASMSRTGNCWDNACVESFFGTLKQELVYHRHYATRAEAKQDIFEYIEVFYNRTRRHSTLGYDSPAEYEARAAVA
- a CDS encoding transposase; translation: MKLEGSMSTKTRRQYTEEFKTEAVRLVRDSARPVAHVARDLGIADHLLYRWRAEQQQAEERGRTRQDLRAEEAELARLRRENAVLKQERDFLKRAAAFFARESQ